A portion of the bacterium genome contains these proteins:
- a CDS encoding DNA internalization-related competence protein ComEC/Rec2, whose amino-acid sequence MSAPFVWIFVCFAAGVLSAELIQFSEWLLLPAAVAALLGLHCSKFRIAITAQAFLLLLIGSVFARHQIELYARNPLREWVRSHEREVVAFAGTLIRTPELSEEYFVLHVRVESVSGILCEGNARLTVTGELKEPWIAGDRIQSFARLRLGKNFRTEGAFDYERHLRAEGIHVLGTIKSPLLIHGQGAEAGFRRFTSGVRLRWIQNTIQTFSASNSGILRALWLDDRGGLRPAEVRVLMDAGVFHVIAISGFHISVLLLLLFLGFKRLLSFRCAVAAACLFMLGYFLILEGRSSVTRSFLSFLIFSFAIWRYEQIQLGNWICLSAFVQVAINPQELFDSGFHLTYLSTGAILFLVVPLCKRLNRLSRWIRYPLNFLVAGIIIQIVLIPYQIYVFHRVPLYTLFANIVAVPVSSVLIASSIVLMPLPFLSKFVRTPVQGMIHIFLSSSGIFAEQGVRMFTSPHLAAVFGFYGLLVIGIVAKRNALKITCFAISASLLLFFLTPHSAKPGGALQVHFLDVGQGDAILLEYPDGTYDMVDGGGFFNAGALDTGQAILMPYLCRLGVTRLHRVFLTHAHADHMNGLVSLMRYIPVDEFYVTREPVGEKGYQQFLRNINRAPIRISQGHEFKQAGVLLRVLAPGDSNRTLRVKNDDSLVLLVEYRNKKILLTGDIEMEGEEILSGKIQSPVDYVKVPHHGSKSSSSVPLLEALRPRAGFISVGSNNWFGHPNPNVLGRYRRYHVLLYRTDLHGTIRLRISDHESRVYIPG is encoded by the coding sequence ATGTCTGCGCCGTTCGTGTGGATATTTGTCTGTTTTGCTGCCGGTGTCCTCAGCGCCGAGTTGATTCAATTTTCTGAATGGCTGCTGCTGCCTGCAGCGGTCGCTGCGTTGTTGGGACTTCACTGTTCAAAATTCAGAATAGCGATTACCGCACAGGCTTTTCTGCTTCTTTTGATTGGATCTGTGTTTGCGCGGCATCAGATTGAACTGTACGCTCGCAACCCTTTACGGGAATGGGTGCGATCCCATGAAAGGGAAGTTGTTGCTTTTGCAGGCACTTTGATTCGAACGCCGGAATTGTCTGAAGAGTATTTTGTTCTGCATGTTCGAGTCGAGTCCGTTTCCGGCATCCTGTGCGAAGGCAATGCAAGATTGACGGTTACCGGAGAGCTAAAAGAGCCATGGATTGCAGGTGATCGTATCCAATCCTTTGCGCGCCTGCGATTGGGAAAGAATTTTCGAACGGAGGGAGCATTTGACTACGAACGGCATCTTCGCGCAGAGGGAATTCATGTGCTCGGCACGATAAAAAGCCCCCTGTTGATTCATGGACAGGGAGCCGAAGCCGGCTTTCGAAGATTCACCTCGGGTGTCAGGCTGCGGTGGATTCAAAATACGATCCAGACGTTCTCGGCTTCCAACTCCGGAATTCTCCGCGCTCTCTGGCTGGACGATCGAGGCGGGCTACGTCCCGCCGAAGTGCGAGTGCTCATGGATGCCGGGGTGTTTCATGTAATCGCCATTTCCGGATTTCATATTTCGGTTCTATTGCTACTACTGTTTTTAGGCTTCAAAAGACTTCTTTCTTTTCGTTGTGCCGTCGCCGCAGCCTGTTTGTTTATGCTGGGCTATTTTCTGATTCTGGAAGGCCGGTCTTCGGTCACACGATCCTTCTTGAGCTTTTTGATCTTCTCTTTTGCCATCTGGAGGTACGAACAGATTCAACTTGGTAATTGGATCTGCCTGTCCGCATTTGTACAAGTGGCGATCAATCCTCAAGAGCTATTCGATAGCGGATTTCACCTTACCTATCTTTCAACGGGGGCAATTCTGTTCCTTGTAGTTCCCTTGTGTAAAAGACTCAACAGGCTATCCAGGTGGATTCGATATCCGCTGAATTTTCTCGTGGCTGGAATCATCATCCAGATCGTTCTGATTCCCTATCAGATTTACGTGTTTCATAGAGTTCCACTCTATACGTTGTTTGCCAACATCGTCGCGGTGCCGGTGAGCAGCGTTTTGATCGCTTCCAGCATTGTGTTGATGCCATTGCCGTTCCTTTCGAAATTCGTCAGGACGCCGGTTCAGGGCATGATTCACATCTTTCTCAGTTCTTCGGGAATTTTTGCTGAACAAGGAGTTCGAATGTTTACTTCTCCGCATCTTGCTGCGGTGTTCGGATTCTACGGACTTCTCGTTATTGGGATCGTTGCAAAAAGAAACGCGTTGAAAATAACCTGCTTTGCGATAAGCGCTTCCTTGCTTCTATTCTTCTTAACTCCACATTCTGCGAAGCCCGGAGGTGCTCTTCAGGTTCATTTCCTGGATGTCGGTCAGGGCGATGCGATTCTTCTGGAATACCCTGATGGAACCTACGACATGGTGGATGGAGGAGGTTTTTTCAATGCAGGCGCACTGGATACCGGCCAGGCAATTCTTATGCCTTATCTGTGTCGTCTTGGCGTTACGCGCCTTCATCGTGTTTTTCTGACTCATGCGCACGCGGACCACATGAACGGTCTGGTTTCGCTCATGCGATACATTCCTGTTGATGAATTCTATGTAACCAGAGAACCGGTTGGAGAAAAGGGCTACCAGCAATTCCTCCGAAACATCAATCGCGCTCCTATTCGCATTTCTCAAGGTCATGAATTCAAACAAGCCGGTGTCCTGCTTAGAGTGCTGGCCCCGGGTGATTCTAACAGAACATTGCGTGTAAAGAACGACGATTCTCTGGTTCTTCTGGTTGAATATCGCAATAAAAAGATTCTCCTGACCGGTGACATAGAAATGGAAGGTGAAGAAATCTTGAGTGGCAAGATTCAATCCCCCGTTGACTATGTGAAAGTTCCTCATCATGGAAGCAAAAGCTCGAGCTCCGTTCCGCTTTTGGAAGCATTGCGTCCAAGGGCCGGATTCATTTCAGTTGGAAGCAATAATTGGTTTGGCCACCCCAACCCGAATGTACTTGGCCGGTATCGGCGATACCATGTTTTGTTGTATCGCACGGATCTTCACGGTACCATCCGGCTTCGAATCAGCGATCACGAAAGTCGTGTATACATACCAGGTTGA
- the pyk gene encoding pyruvate kinase, translating to MDTRRKTKILATLGPASDTAEIIERLILAGADGFRLNFSHGDHDYFRHLAENVRAVSEKVGKRVAILQDLQGPKIRTGKLAEGKPVHLIPGARFVITTRPIEGNAMIVSTSYSGLPNDVQPGDKILVDDGAIELKVLQVHDTDVETEIVTGGPLNEKQGINLPGVNVSAQSLTEKDRVDALFGKELSVDYAALSFVRSAADVQKLREVLNPTDSRIIAKIEKPQAVKNLSEILEVSDGVMVARGDLGVELPAERIPLLQKMIIEQANRAEKLVITATEMLESMVDHARPTRAEASDVANAILDGTDVLMLSQETAVGLYPEKAVKTMASIAEFTESDEDVFRNTERIRPQHLVNFTHAIVHSARMAAEVMKAKAILVFTQSGYTAELASCQRPPCPIFAFTPHHRVLQLLSLVWGVYPILVENLPDTNAMMHRAEQKLLEKKLLQKGDAVVIVSGTQPVRGATNMMKMGRIGM from the coding sequence ATGGATACACGACGCAAGACAAAGATTTTGGCGACGTTAGGACCAGCCTCCGATACGGCTGAAATCATTGAACGGCTGATTCTCGCAGGCGCGGACGGTTTTCGTTTGAATTTTTCACATGGCGATCATGATTATTTCCGGCACCTTGCGGAGAATGTTCGTGCTGTTTCGGAGAAGGTTGGAAAGCGGGTAGCGATTCTGCAGGATCTCCAGGGTCCGAAAATCCGGACGGGCAAACTCGCCGAAGGGAAACCTGTGCACCTGATTCCTGGAGCACGTTTTGTGATCACCACCAGACCGATTGAAGGGAATGCAATGATCGTCTCCACATCTTATTCCGGTCTGCCAAATGATGTGCAGCCAGGTGACAAAATTTTAGTAGATGATGGCGCTATCGAACTAAAGGTTCTGCAAGTTCACGACACAGATGTTGAAACAGAAATCGTTACAGGGGGACCCTTAAACGAGAAACAGGGAATCAATCTTCCCGGAGTAAATGTGAGTGCGCAGAGCTTAACGGAAAAAGATAGAGTCGACGCGCTTTTCGGTAAAGAACTGTCGGTGGATTATGCGGCGCTGTCCTTTGTGCGTTCTGCTGCCGACGTTCAGAAACTGCGTGAAGTGCTGAATCCGACTGACAGCCGGATCATCGCGAAGATTGAAAAACCGCAAGCGGTTAAGAATCTGTCGGAAATCCTCGAAGTATCGGATGGGGTAATGGTTGCCCGTGGAGATCTTGGAGTTGAATTGCCGGCCGAGAGAATTCCTTTGTTACAGAAAATGATCATCGAACAGGCGAACCGCGCAGAGAAACTTGTGATCACTGCCACCGAAATGCTTGAAAGCATGGTAGATCACGCGCGGCCCACGCGGGCGGAAGCATCGGATGTTGCCAATGCGATTCTGGATGGAACGGATGTTTTGATGTTGTCTCAGGAAACTGCTGTTGGACTGTATCCGGAAAAGGCTGTCAAAACCATGGCATCGATCGCGGAATTTACCGAATCGGATGAAGATGTGTTTCGCAACACGGAGCGCATTCGTCCACAACATCTGGTGAATTTCACGCACGCCATTGTTCATTCGGCGAGAATGGCGGCTGAGGTAATGAAAGCGAAAGCAATTCTTGTGTTTACTCAATCCGGGTATACGGCCGAGCTTGCGTCCTGCCAGCGTCCGCCCTGTCCCATTTTTGCATTTACTCCCCATCATAGAGTGCTTCAACTTCTATCATTGGTCTGGGGAGTTTATCCAATTCTGGTTGAAAACCTTCCAGATACGAATGCCATGATGCATCGCGCAGAACAAAAACTTCTGGAGAAAAAACTCCTCCAAAAAGGAGACGCGGTTGTCATTGTATCCGGCACCCAGCCCGTTCGTGGCGCAACGAACATGATGAAAATGGGCCGAATCGGCATGTAA